Proteins from a single region of Carassius carassius chromosome 37, fCarCar2.1, whole genome shotgun sequence:
- the birc5b gene encoding baculoviral IAP repeat-containing protein 5b, translated as MSNAEVIASRLLTFNQMYSYEKRLQTFSEWPFREDCQCTPELMAKAGFVHCPSENEPDVACCFYCLRELEGWEPEDNPWSEHAKRSPNCAFLHMKKTFDKLTAIEYFQLEQERLRIYIKKMGHRKIAFFRDEVETTSKNLRALI; from the exons ATGTCTAACGCAGAAGTCATTGCTTCCCGACTTTTGACGTTTAATCAGATGTATAGTTATGAAAAGCGACTACAGACTTTTTCCGAGTGGCCTTTTCGAGAAGATTGCCAGTGCACACCAGAGTTG ATGGCCAAGGCAGGTTTTGTGCACTGCCCTAGTGAGAATGAGCCAGACGTAGCCTGCTGTTTCTACTGTCTCAGAGAGCTGGAGGGCTGGGAGCCGGAAGACAACCCCTG GTCTGAGCATGCCAAGCGCTCCCCCAACTGTGCCTTTCTTCATATGAAAAAGACATTTGATAAGCTCACAGCCATTGAGTACTTTCAGCTGGAACAGGAGCGGCTTCGCATCTACATT AAGAAGATGGGTCACAGGAAGATAGCCTTCTTTCGTGATGAGGTGGAGACCACTAGTAAAAACCTGAGAGCTCTTATTTGA